DNA sequence from the Halorussus sp. MSC15.2 genome:
GTCGAGTACGACGCGACAGACGACTCGGCCGACGACGACCGAGCGACCCGAGAACACTGACGCCCGCGTCGGCATGGTGTACGCGCTTGGCGGACTCGGCGACAACTCGTTCAACGACATGGCCCACTCGGGCGCCCAGAAGGCCCGCGAGGAGTTCGGCATCAGCTTCGAGAACGCCGAACCGTCCTCAGCGGCGGACATCGAGCGCCTGCAACGCGAGTTCGCGGCGGCGACGGACCCGCCGAAGGACCTCGTCTGCTGCGTCGGCTTCGCCCAGACCAGCGGTCTGGTCGCGAACGCGACCGAGTACCCCGACCAGCAGTTTCTCCTCGTGGACGGCGTGGCAACCGCGGACGACGGGAGCCTCCTGCCGAACGTGGCCAACTACACGTTCGCGGAGCATCAGGGGTCGTTTCAGGTCGGGTATCTGGCCGGACTGGTCACCCAGCGCGATTTCAGCGCTGGCTCGGGCCGGACGACCGACGACCTCGCGGTCGGCTTCGTCGGCGGCGTGGACGTGCCGCTCATCCACAAGTTCGAGGCCGGATTCCGGGCGGGCGTGGCCCGCGCCAGCGAGGACATCGAGGTCACGTCGGCGTACGTCGGGTCGTTCGCCGACCCGGACGCCGGGCAGAAAATCGCCGGGGAGATGTACGCGGACGGCGCGGACGTGGTTTACCACGCCGCGGGCGGGTCCGGTGTCGGCGTCTTCCGCGCGGCTCAGGAGGCCGGACGGTTCGCCATCGGCGTGGACAACGACCAGTCGCGCAGTGTTCCGGAGTACAGCGACGTCATCCTCGCCAGCATGGTCAAGCACGTGGACAAGGCGGTGTTCCGGTCGATAGCCAGCCTCGTGGACCGGAAGTTCCGGTTCCGGGTCGGGACCGTCAACACGCTCGGACTGCTCGAAGGCGGCGTCCGCGCGGTCTACGGGACCGACCTCGGTTCCGCGATTCCGAGCGAGGTGTCGGAGCGACTCGACGCCTCGCGAAGAGCCATCATCAAGAACGAAATCGACGTGCCATCGACGCTCTCCTGACGACCCTCCGGAGTCGAGGCCGGGAGACCGGACACCGTCGGCGCGCGCTTAAGCGGTCCTCGTGACCGCGCCGAGCGTGCGAGGGACGGCGGCCGCGGATGCGGCCGTCGAGGCTGAGGAGGTGTGAGGCCTGCGGTTGCAGTGCGGAAGACTCCTACGAGTCGGTCGTAGCTAGCTACTCGATGTGTTCGACCAAACGACTAGCCAACCTCACTCGATGCGTTCGACTGAATCACCAAGCCGGTCCACCTGAAAACAGACTCCTTCTCGACACCGCTGACGAAACGAACCCCGCTCCGGACGAGGTGATTCTCAGGCCAACCAGTCTTCGGGCTTGGTGTCGTAGTCCACCTCGTCGGCCGCGATATCCTCGACTTCGCTCCACTCTAAGTCCTCCATCGTGAACTGCTCGCCGTCGTAGCGCAGGAGCTTCCCGACTTCCTCGGGTTCCGGTTCGCGGTCCCGACGCCGGGCGATTTCGGCGTCGCGGTCGTCCACCTCCTTCACGATGGTCTTGAGGTTCACCGGGCGACCCCACAGGTCGAACACTCGCTCCAGCGTGCGCTTGGCCTGCTCGACGTCGAGCATCACGCCGTTGTAGTGGTGGCCCAGTAGCAACTCGTTCCGGTTGTTGTAGTTGCCGTCGTACACCGCGACGGTGGGCTTGCCGAAGTTGGTGAACTGGAGCATCAGCTTCTTCTTCACGTCCTCGTAGTCGGTGCTGGCGACGCGGTAGTCGCCCGTGGTCTGGCTGAACTCGTAGGTGAAGTACTGGTTGTCCGTGACGAACTCCTGCGTGAGGTAGCTGTCGAGGAACGTCACGTCGTTGTTGCTCGCCCGGACCTCGCGCATCTTGTCCCAGCCCACGGTGTAGTCAACGTCGGCGATGGCCTCCTCGACCGAGTCGTACCGGGCGTCGTCCACGATGTAGCGCGCGAACTGTTCGAGGTCCTGCTGGGAGACCGACCGGAGGAACCCGCGGTTCTGGCGCTTGCACAGCGAGAAGTGGCGCTCGGCCAGTCCCTCGTAGGTCAGCACCTTCCACGGGTAGCGCCGGAGGTCTATCTCCCCCTCTTTCGCGGCCGCCAGCATCTCCTCGTCCACCTTCTCGGGAGCGAGGTCGTCCAACTCGTCCAGATTCTCGGGGTCGATGGCGTCGATTCTGGGGTCGGGCGCGAGCAGTTCCTGCACCCGGTCGAAGTCCACCGTGTCGTGGAAGTTGCGCCACGTGACGCCCTCGGTCCGCAGGAGCTTCCGCGCGACCTCCCGGCGGTTCTCGGTGTTCTCGATATACTCCCAGAGCTCCTTGCCGAGCTGGTAGGGGTTGAGCCCCGGCGAGTTGAGGACTCGCGCCTGATGGTCGGCGTACTGGAGGAACTCGTCGTCGTCCGCGAACGCCTCCTCGCCCATCATCATCGACTCCCAGTAGGCGGCCCACCCCTCGTTCATCACCTTCGTCAGCTTCTGGGCCGCGAAGTAGTACGA
Encoded proteins:
- a CDS encoding BMP family protein; translated protein: MTDDGMQTPSPVSRRRLLGGMASALGIAGLAGCSGGGSDERTTASDAASSTTRQTTRPTTTERPENTDARVGMVYALGGLGDNSFNDMAHSGAQKAREEFGISFENAEPSSAADIERLQREFAAATDPPKDLVCCVGFAQTSGLVANATEYPDQQFLLVDGVATADDGSLLPNVANYTFAEHQGSFQVGYLAGLVTQRDFSAGSGRTTDDLAVGFVGGVDVPLIHKFEAGFRAGVARASEDIEVTSAYVGSFADPDAGQKIAGEMYADGADVVYHAAGGSGVGVFRAAQEAGRFAIGVDNDQSRSVPEYSDVILASMVKHVDKAVFRSIASLVDRKFRFRVGTVNTLGLLEGGVRAVYGTDLGSAIPSEVSERLDASRRAIIKNEIDVPSTLS
- a CDS encoding SpoVR family protein, whose translation is MRQRPRTAKAAEPLREPAEEARNLAHKLGLDPYDVNYWVVDYDEMNELIAYNGFQERYPHWRWGMQYDRQQKQGQYTGGKAFEIVINDDPSHAFLQESNDVADQKAVITHVEAHADFFAKNRWYRMFADELDAAAMLERHARRIEEYMSDPEIDREAVEQWIDSVLCLEDNIDQHEPFKRQFERRGDDEEGIEDELDQKLDEMDLSDEVKQQVFDEEWLDEQAEDPELDDPEMDVLAFLRDHGKAYDEETGKAEEMTEWQREILEMLRAESYYFAAQKLTKVMNEGWAAYWESMMMGEEAFADDDEFLQYADHQARVLNSPGLNPYQLGKELWEYIENTENRREVARKLLRTEGVTWRNFHDTVDFDRVQELLAPDPRIDAIDPENLDELDDLAPEKVDEEMLAAAKEGEIDLRRYPWKVLTYEGLAERHFSLCKRQNRGFLRSVSQQDLEQFARYIVDDARYDSVEEAIADVDYTVGWDKMREVRASNNDVTFLDSYLTQEFVTDNQYFTYEFSQTTGDYRVASTDYEDVKKKLMLQFTNFGKPTVAVYDGNYNNRNELLLGHHYNGVMLDVEQAKRTLERVFDLWGRPVNLKTIVKEVDDRDAEIARRRDREPEPEEVGKLLRYDGEQFTMEDLEWSEVEDIAADEVDYDTKPEDWLA